From a region of the Sebastes umbrosus isolate fSebUmb1 chromosome 10, fSebUmb1.pri, whole genome shotgun sequence genome:
- the edrf1 gene encoding erythroid differentiation-related factor 1, whose protein sequence is MSSSAGDREPGTLLDNEDTSGPTCSGENSKQDSAVCTGGTSEIKSRAVVKYSAAPPPTSYALLQEKTDLKLPPANWLRENPQLGSAGTTVLGSSSKSKPFSSFGMAYEFIDCIGDDVDVVSDSENIKKLLKIPYSKSHVSMAVHRVGRTLLLDELDIQELFMQSSQTGDWTWLKDFYQRLIDQKWQRKKKSKEHWYQKAILSKFLYYSINGDGAAEPVPNVPNEGEEENEAEVFSSSWPTAFTSTASDTEESDAPKQESVSMDSKFALDQVTSVPKEQNLTMLFNEGENSQGLRNDFVRNIMWTFEDIHMLVGSNMPIFGGGRYPAVSLRLRDNNKPINILTGIDYWLDNLMCNVPELVMCFHVNGIVQKYEMIKTEEIPHLENSTFSTRVVKDIAQNILSFLKSNCTKEGHTYWLFKASGSDIVKLYDLTTLCEEAEEEKCQNPFTLPVAVLLYRVASNLMLKARQNRKHYGTIRTLLLNCVKLLDQERHPQIIASAHYMLSELFHLDEPLEEDGGESLRAGGSEDSYSDEDREEEEEEEEEVLTEDSDENGSYSSCSIPQDDSKAVAVIRSVGELSVPEKYKSTHQIRPSGAFPVSQDKEERCRHVLSCVLKGLKAVDGTIKRESDLPAADPNTAIPLKYEDRSATGACAAEQGISLLLERARSSQVDQKHPTRSGMIPGSWQHRMKLQLFLKASKAYYVLSDAATNLLKYGRALRYIKLSLQCYDAYCSVSGTLHPQVLQFHSQCLSLCGDIQLMLAQNANNRAAYLEEYSYQTKEDQEILHSLQRESSCQAFNMATELAMDPEYQLFVSSKCYEAAYELLVSDALKDHASDQLAQVLKRLGNIRNEMGVYYMNQAAAMQTEKEVKKSVSIAEQEMWKKSFAFFEKGMKDFEAIADSTNTALLLCNTGRLMRICAQGHCAMSADQSRGEFSPEEALYYNKAIDYYCRAMKSLASRENHPAVWDSVNWELSTTYFTLATLLQDYAPLSRKAQEQIEREVTEAMMKSLKYCDLQTESARQPLYQYRAATIHHRLASMYHSCFRNQVGDEHLRKQHRSLAELHYSKAVCLFLSLKDAPCELLRTLLERVAFAEFTMAGQSSSAAKLKSLTGAVEIMTETRYAFQLIHKELLEEQIELRELDPAESAESPDVAGGSTSGLNLQEVMKLIGVFEPSFSFLLLQLIKLMTTMKRKPSNKDEELLKTYKTVYSKLLRAEKNAPLLSRVELHVELLQQLTPQTGSDDTGTHS, encoded by the exons tttTGGGATGGCTTATGAATTCATCGATTGCATCGGGGATGATGTCGACGTGGTGTCGGACTCAGAG AACATCAAGAAGCTTTTGAAAATTCCCTACAGCAAGTCCCACGTCAGTATGGCTGTTCACCGCGTGGGGAGGACGCTGCTTTTGGACGAGCTAGACATTCAGGAGCTCTTCATGCAATCCTCTCAG ACAGGAGATTGGACGTGGCTAAAAGACTTTTACCAGCGACTAATAGATCAAAAGTggcagaggaaaaagaagagtAAGGAGCACTGGTATCAGAAAGCAATCCTGTCAAAGTTCCTCTACTACAG TATAAATGGTGATGGGGCTGCAGAGCCTGTACCAAACGTCCCAaatgaaggggaggaggagaatgagGCAGAGGTGTTCAGTTCTTCATGGCCCACTGCCTTCACCAGCACAGCATCTGATACTGAAGAATCAGATGCTCCCAAGCAG GAAAGTGTTTCTATGGACAGCAAGTTTGCTCTGGACCAGGTGACTTCTGTACCCAAAGAGCAAAACCTCACTATGCTCTTCAACGAAGGGGAGAACAGCCAG GGTTTAAGAAACGACTTTGTGCGAAACATCATGTGGACGTTTGAGGACATCCACATGTTGGTTGGGTCCAACATGCCCATTTTCGGAGGTGGTCGCTATCCTGCCGTCAGTCTGAGACTCAG GGACAACAACAAACCAATCAACATCCTGACAGGTATCGACTACTGGCTCGACAATCTGATGTGTAATGTCCCAGAGCTCGTCATGTGCTTTCACGTCAATGGCATTGTTCAG AAATACGagatgataaaaacagaagagATACCTCATCTGGAGAACTCGACTTTCTCCACGAGGGTGGTGAAAGACATCGCCCAAAACATCCTCTCCTTCCTCAAGTCCAACTGCACCAAAGAGGGTCACACCTACTGGCTTTTCAAAG CTAGCGGGAGTGACATTGTGAAGCTGTATGATCTTACTACTCTCTGTGAGGAGGCGGAAGAAGAGAAATGTCAGAATCCCTTCACTCTTCCTGTGGCAGTGTTACTATACAG AGTCGCCAGCAACTTGATGCTGAAGGCCAGGCAAAACAGAAAGCACTACGGCACAATCAGAACTCTGCTCTTAAACTGCGTCAAGCTTCTGGATCAGGAGAGGCACCCCCAG ATCATCGCCTCCGCCCACTACATGCTGTCAGAGCTGTTCCATCTGGACGAGCCTCTGGAAGAAGATGGAGGGGAGTCGCTTCGGGCCGGCGGCTCAGAGGACAGCTACAGCgatgaagacagggaggaggaagaagaagaggaggaggaggtgctgaCGGAGGACAGCGACGAGAACGGCTCCTACAGCTCCTGCTCCATCCCACAGGATGACAGTAAAGCTGTGGCTGTGATCCGCTCTGTAGGGGAGCTGTCGGTCCCGGAGAAATACAAATCCACTCACCAGATCAGA CCAAGTGGTGCTTTCCCTGTTTCTCAAGACAAGGAGGAGAGATGCAGACACGTCCTGAGCTGCGTGCTAAAG GGGCTGAAGGCGGTAGATGGCACCATCAAGAGGGAGAGTGACCTCCCAGCTGCAGACCCTAACACAGCCATCCCTCTCAAATATGAGGACAGAAGTGCAACCGGAGCCTGTGCTGCCGAGCAAGGCATCTCTCTTCTTCTCGAAAGAG CGAGGTCATCGCAGGTGGACCAGAAGCACCCAACACGCTCAGGGATGATCCCCGGCTCGTGGCAGCACCGCATGAAGCTGCAGCTCTTCCTCAAAGCCTCCAAGGCCTACTACGTCCTGTCTGACGCAGCTACTAACTTACTTAAGTACGGGCGAGCCCTGCGTTACATCAAGCTCTCTCTGCAGTGTTACG ATGCCTATTGTTCAGTGAGTGGTACACTGCACCCGCAGGTGCTGCAGTTTCACAGCCAGTGCCTGTCTCTGTGTGGAGACATCCAGTTGATGTTGGCCCAGAATGCCAACAACAGAGCAGCTTACCTGGAGGAATACAGCTACCAGACCAAAGAGGACCAGGAGATCCTGCACAGCCTACAAAGAGAGAGCAGCTGCCAGG CCTTCAACATGGCAACAGAGCTGGCCATGGACCCGGAGTACCAGCTGTTTGTTAGCAGTAAGTGCTACGAGGCAGCATATGAACTGCTCGTCTCTGACGCTTTGAAAGATCACGCCTCAGATCAGCTGGCACAGGTGCTCAAAAGGCTGGGAAACATCCGCAACGAGATGGGAGTCTACTACATGAACCAGGCTGCAGCCATGCAGACTGAGAAAGAAG TGAAGAAGTCTGTGTCCATAGCAGAGCAGGAGATGTGGAAAAAGAGTTTTGCTTTCTTTGAGAAAGGCATGAAGGACTTTGAAGCCATCGCGGACAGCACCAACACAGCCCTGCTGCTGTGTAACACTGGCAGGCTGATGAGAATCTGTGCTCAGGGCCACTGTGCCATGTCTGCCGACCAGAGCAGAGGGGAGTTCTCACCTGAAGAGGCCCTCTACTACAACAAG GCCATAGACTACTACTGTCGGGCTATGAAGTCACTGGCAAGCCGAGAGAACCACCCAGCAGTGTGGGACAGTGTAAACTGGGAGCTGTCCACTACCTATTTCACCCTGGCTACACTTCTGCAGGACTACGCTCCGTTGTCCAGGAAGGCCCAGGAGCAG ATTGAGCGGGAGGTGACTGAGGCGATGATGAAGTCCCTGAAGTACTGCGACCTGCAGACGGAGTCGGCTCGTCAGCCGCTCTACCAGTACAGAGCTGCCACCATCCATCACCGCCTGGCCTCTATGTACCACAGCTGCTTCCGCAACCAG GTGGGGGATGAACACTTGAGGAAGCAGCATCGCAGCCTGGCAGAGCTTCACTACAGCAAGGCTGTCTGTTTGTTCCTCAGTCTCAAGGATGCTCCCTGTGAGCTGCTCCGCACGCTCCTGGAGAGGGTGGCCTTTGCTGAGTTTACCATGGCAG GTCAGAGCAGCAGCGCGGCTAAGCTGAAGAGCTTGACTGGAGCGGTAGAGATCATGACAGAAACTCGCTATGCTTTCCAGCTCATTCATAaagagctgctggaggagcagaTAGAG TTGAGGGAATTAGACCCTGCTGAGTCAGCAGAGTCTCCAGATGTGGCCGGTGGCTCCACCTCAGGACTGAACCTCCAGGAAGTGATGAAGTTAATCGGCGTGTTCGAGCCGAGTTtctccttcctgctgctgcagctgatcAAACTGATGACGACAATGAAACGTAAACCGAG CAATAAGGATGAAGAGCTGTTGAAAACCTATAAGACTGTGTACTCCAAGCTGCTGCGAGCTGAGAAGAACGCACCGCTCCTCAGCCGCGTCGAGCTCCACgtagagctgctgcagcagctgaccccgcaaacaggaagtgacgacaCGGGTACACATTCATGA